One window of the Allosaccharopolyspora coralli genome contains the following:
- a CDS encoding NUDIX domain-containing protein: protein MVSSEDVHVGKILALRVDEVAMPGGETARREVVEHPGAVAVVALDEQDHVVLIHQYRYPLGRRLWEIPAGLLDVDGETPAAAARRELAEEVGIAAAEWSVLVDLASSAGFTDQSERVFLARELSDVSRSSPVGDEEADMVVTRVPLQEAVRGVHAGEIVNAATVAGLLAADAVCRGHVSPRPIDTEWRDRPHRFAQRRPENALGNWHFCP from the coding sequence ATGGTCTCCTCCGAGGATGTCCACGTCGGAAAGATCCTCGCGTTGCGGGTCGACGAGGTCGCCATGCCCGGCGGCGAGACCGCTCGTCGGGAGGTGGTCGAGCATCCGGGTGCGGTGGCCGTGGTGGCATTGGACGAGCAGGATCACGTGGTGCTGATCCACCAGTACCGTTACCCGCTGGGTCGCCGGTTGTGGGAGATCCCCGCTGGACTGCTCGATGTGGACGGTGAGACACCGGCAGCGGCCGCACGTCGGGAGCTCGCCGAGGAGGTCGGTATCGCGGCCGCCGAGTGGTCGGTGCTGGTGGATCTCGCGTCGTCCGCGGGGTTCACCGATCAGTCGGAACGCGTCTTCCTCGCGCGCGAGCTCTCGGACGTCTCGCGCTCGTCACCGGTCGGCGACGAGGAGGCGGACATGGTGGTGACTCGCGTTCCGTTGCAGGAGGCGGTGCGAGGCGTCCATGCGGGAGAGATCGTGAACGCGGCGACGGTGGCCGGGCTGCTGGCCGCCGATGCGGTGTGCCGGGGTCACGTGTCACCGCGACCGATCGACACCGAGTGGCGTGATCGGCCCCACCGATTCGCCCAGCGGCGACCTGAGAATGCCTTGGGGAACTGGCATTTCTGCCCGTAG
- a CDS encoding CTP synthase codes for MPHAHTIKHVFVTGGVASSLGKGLTASSLGELLTSRGLRVTMQKLDPYLNVDPGTMNPFQHGEVFVTEDGAETDLDIGHYERFLDRPLTRNANVTTGQVYSTVIAKERRGEYLGDTVQVIPHITDQIQTRIRAMAEPDEDGRTPDVVITEVGGTVGDIESLPFLEACRQVRHDVGRDNCFFLHVSLVPFLAPSGELKTKPTQHSVAALRNIGIQPDALVCRSDRDLPEDLKRKIALMCDVDSDGVVACPDAPSIYDIPKVLHGEGLDAFLVRRLGLPFRDVDWSVWGDLLDRVHKPTEKIRIGLVGKYVDLPDAYLSVTEAIRAGGFANWAKTEIVWIASDSCETDAGAAQALAEVDAVLVPGGFGVRGIEGKLGAVKYARTHGIPLLGLCLGLQCVVIEAARHLAELDGANSAEFDEACGHPVISTMADQQDVIAGDRDMGGTMRLGSYPAMLDPGSTVADAYGDKEITERHRHRYEVNNAYRDRLSNAGLVFSGLSPDKRLVEFVELPRDQHPFFVGTQAHPELKSRPTRPHPLFAAFVRAALDYRAAERLPVEVAVRSESGTNTE; via the coding sequence GTGCCGCACGCACACACGATCAAGCACGTATTCGTCACCGGAGGCGTGGCCTCCTCACTCGGCAAGGGCTTGACCGCGTCGAGTCTCGGGGAGCTGCTGACCTCCCGCGGCTTGCGGGTGACGATGCAGAAGCTGGATCCGTACCTCAACGTCGATCCGGGCACCATGAACCCGTTCCAGCACGGCGAGGTGTTCGTCACCGAGGACGGGGCCGAGACCGACCTCGACATCGGACATTACGAGCGCTTCCTGGACCGGCCGTTGACCAGGAACGCGAACGTCACCACCGGGCAGGTGTACTCGACGGTCATCGCCAAGGAGCGGCGCGGTGAGTATCTCGGTGACACCGTGCAGGTGATCCCGCACATCACCGACCAGATCCAAACGCGCATCCGCGCGATGGCCGAGCCCGACGAGGACGGCCGCACGCCCGACGTGGTGATCACCGAGGTCGGCGGCACGGTCGGGGACATCGAGTCGCTGCCGTTCCTGGAGGCGTGCCGCCAAGTGCGTCACGACGTCGGGCGGGACAACTGCTTCTTCCTGCACGTCTCGCTGGTGCCTTTCCTGGCGCCGTCCGGGGAGTTGAAGACGAAGCCGACGCAGCACTCGGTGGCCGCGTTGCGCAACATCGGTATCCAGCCCGACGCACTGGTGTGCCGTTCGGACCGGGATCTGCCTGAGGACCTCAAGCGCAAGATCGCGCTGATGTGCGACGTGGACTCCGACGGTGTGGTCGCGTGCCCGGATGCTCCGTCGATCTACGACATCCCGAAGGTGCTGCACGGCGAGGGGTTGGACGCGTTCCTCGTGCGCAGGCTCGGTCTGCCGTTCCGTGACGTCGACTGGTCGGTGTGGGGTGACCTGCTGGACCGGGTGCACAAGCCGACCGAGAAGATCCGCATCGGCCTCGTGGGCAAGTACGTGGACCTGCCGGACGCCTACCTGTCGGTGACCGAGGCGATCCGTGCCGGTGGATTCGCGAACTGGGCGAAGACCGAGATCGTCTGGATCGCCTCGGACAGCTGCGAGACCGACGCGGGGGCCGCACAGGCGCTCGCCGAGGTGGACGCGGTGCTCGTTCCCGGCGGCTTCGGTGTGCGCGGAATCGAGGGCAAGCTCGGCGCGGTGAAGTACGCGCGAACCCACGGGATCCCGCTGCTCGGTCTGTGTCTGGGCCTGCAGTGCGTCGTCATCGAGGCAGCGCGCCACCTTGCCGAGTTGGACGGGGCGAACTCGGCCGAGTTCGACGAGGCGTGCGGGCATCCGGTGATCAGCACGATGGCCGATCAGCAGGACGTGATCGCCGGAGATCGGGACATGGGCGGCACGATGCGCCTCGGCTCGTACCCGGCGATGCTGGACCCCGGCTCGACGGTCGCCGACGCTTACGGCGACAAGGAGATCACCGAGCGCCACCGGCACCGCTACGAGGTGAACAACGCCTATCGGGACCGGCTGTCGAACGCGGGACTGGTCTTCTCCGGTCTGTCCCCGGACAAGCGGCTCGTGGAGTTCGTCGAACTCCCGCGTGATCAGCATCCGTTCTTCGTGGGGACCCAGGCGCATCCGGAACTCAAGAGCCGCCCCACCCGGCCGCATCCGCTGTTCGCCGCATTCGTGCGGGCGGCGCTGGATTACCGTGCCGCGGAACGGCTTCCGGTGGAGGTCGCGGTGCGGTCCGAGTCGGGTACGAACACGGAGTGA
- the xerD gene encoding site-specific tyrosine recombinase XerD — MRGARSVNAWEELPAALRELVTEYVQHLVVERGTAPSTVDSYSRDLRRYAEHLTACGVAGLAEVRAEHVSSFVAALRSGTGDRAPLAPSSTARALVAARGLHRFALTEGVVEADVAREVAPPSPPQRLPKALPLAEVTRLLDGASSSDVRGLRERALLELLYSTGARISEAVGLDLDDVDRSERTVVLDGKGGKQRLVPVGRPALEALEAYLVRARPTLVARGRGSAAVFVNSRGTRLSRQSAWTALKSAAQRAGLASEVSPHVLRHSFATHLLEGGADVRVVQELLGHSSVTTTQVYTLVTVRTLREVYATAHPRAHG, encoded by the coding sequence ATGCGAGGAGCGAGGTCGGTGAACGCTTGGGAGGAGCTTCCCGCGGCACTGCGGGAGTTGGTCACGGAGTACGTGCAGCATCTGGTGGTGGAGCGCGGGACGGCGCCCAGCACGGTCGACTCGTACTCCCGGGATCTTCGACGGTACGCCGAGCACTTGACCGCCTGCGGAGTCGCCGGCCTCGCCGAGGTACGTGCCGAACACGTGTCCTCGTTCGTGGCGGCGTTGCGGTCGGGAACCGGCGATCGTGCCCCGTTGGCACCGTCGTCCACGGCTCGGGCGTTGGTGGCGGCACGAGGTCTGCATCGGTTCGCGCTCACCGAGGGAGTGGTCGAGGCGGACGTGGCGCGGGAGGTCGCGCCGCCGAGCCCGCCGCAGCGGCTGCCGAAGGCGTTGCCGCTGGCGGAGGTGACGCGACTGCTCGACGGCGCGAGTTCCTCCGATGTTCGCGGGCTGCGGGAGCGGGCGCTGCTCGAGTTGCTGTATTCGACAGGCGCCCGGATCTCGGAGGCGGTCGGACTCGATCTGGACGACGTGGATCGTTCGGAGCGGACGGTCGTGCTGGACGGCAAGGGCGGAAAGCAGCGTCTGGTGCCGGTGGGGCGCCCGGCGCTGGAGGCACTCGAGGCGTACCTGGTGCGCGCACGTCCGACGCTCGTCGCGCGGGGGCGCGGGTCGGCTGCCGTGTTCGTCAATTCCCGGGGGACGCGGTTGTCCCGGCAGAGCGCGTGGACGGCGTTGAAGTCGGCTGCGCAGCGGGCGGGACTGGCCTCGGAGGTCTCGCCACACGTGTTGCGGCACTCGTTCGCCACGCATCTGCTGGAGGGCGGCGCGGACGTTCGGGTCGTACAAGAGCTGCTGGGGCATTCGTCGGTGACGACCACCCAGGTGTACACGTTGGTCACCGTTCGCACGTTGCGCGAGGTCTACGCAACGGCGCACCCCCGCGCGCACGGCTGA
- a CDS encoding helix-turn-helix domain-containing protein, with product MTGQPPDSVPASESAPRDSRPSSGDLRPAPQRPSSPELSHRVLAAELKRVRLDAGLTHVQLARTLGWPQAKLSKIESAKQGVGVDAVMAITETCGVEGDHRAHLVELARQARRKGWWESYRDVLPPDRRSYVGLESDASTVRVFATESVPELLQTTDYAEAQLRARAGSAAERRLQLLLDRQRQVLARAEDGIPGRAVRPSPRVETVLAESALYRFAGEAQVLAEQRYRLVAAARSQAVSVRVVPFRSGPLPLDGSFTLLGFGDGRHPDAAFRSDRVGWERCVGENALSVHQQAWRELTTMALDTAESIRFLVDLAGAESVP from the coding sequence ATGACCGGTCAACCGCCCGACTCCGTCCCTGCGTCGGAATCCGCTCCGCGGGACTCGCGCCCGTCGTCCGGCGACCTTCGACCGGCCCCGCAGCGGCCCTCCAGCCCCGAACTGAGTCACCGTGTCCTCGCGGCCGAGCTCAAACGCGTCCGTCTCGATGCAGGGCTCACCCACGTCCAGTTGGCGAGGACGCTGGGTTGGCCGCAGGCGAAACTCAGCAAGATCGAATCCGCGAAGCAGGGCGTCGGTGTGGACGCGGTGATGGCGATCACCGAGACGTGCGGCGTCGAAGGTGATCATCGAGCGCACCTCGTCGAACTCGCCAGGCAGGCGCGCCGGAAGGGGTGGTGGGAGTCGTACAGAGACGTGCTCCCTCCGGACCGCCGCTCCTACGTCGGGTTGGAGTCCGATGCGAGCACCGTCCGGGTCTTCGCCACCGAGTCGGTGCCCGAGCTGTTGCAGACGACGGACTACGCGGAGGCTCAGTTGCGGGCCCGGGCCGGCTCCGCCGCCGAACGGCGGCTCCAGCTGTTGCTGGACCGGCAGCGCCAGGTGCTGGCCCGCGCGGAGGACGGGATTCCCGGTCGTGCGGTCCGCCCGTCACCTCGGGTGGAGACCGTCCTGGCGGAGTCCGCGCTGTACCGGTTCGCCGGGGAGGCGCAGGTACTCGCTGAGCAGCGCTACCGGCTCGTGGCCGCGGCGCGGTCGCAGGCAGTCTCCGTGCGAGTGGTGCCGTTCCGTAGTGGTCCGCTTCCGTTGGACGGCTCCTTCACCCTGCTCGGCTTCGGTGACGGCAGACATCCCGACGCCGCGTTCCGTTCCGACCGTGTGGGGTGGGAGCGCTGCGTGGGCGAGAACGCGCTCTCGGTGCACCAGCAAGCATGGCGCGAGCTCACGACGATGGCGCTGGACACGGCCGAGTCGATCCGGTTCCTGGTGGACCTCGCCGGGGCGGAGTCGGTGCCGTGA
- the scpB gene encoding SMC-Scp complex subunit ScpB, with protein sequence MSDGEAGEDPAEQTADGAPQRVGDGASREDEIGGSSGDIPVAANAPVTGESDRAADAGASIGSDAGSGVAASDGSVVASNAEVADPVAEADQAGDPAEKAGDVAEPSPVGEAPDLTDDADLDAALEALLLVVDVPAGEELLADALEQPVARVRSALERLAAGYAEAARGIDLRRVGDGWRFYTRERYAPYVERYLLDGQRSKLTRAALETLAVVAYRQPVTRSRVAAVRGVNVDGVIRTLVGRGLVEEAGTDPSTGGILYCTTELFLERLGLSSLKDLPPLAPLLPEVDAIDDV encoded by the coding sequence GTGAGCGACGGCGAGGCCGGGGAAGATCCGGCCGAGCAGACTGCCGACGGTGCGCCCCAGCGCGTCGGGGACGGGGCGTCGCGGGAGGACGAGATCGGCGGTTCGAGCGGGGACATTCCCGTGGCGGCGAACGCTCCGGTGACGGGGGAGTCCGACCGAGCAGCCGACGCCGGGGCGTCGATCGGGTCAGACGCCGGTTCCGGGGTCGCCGCATCCGATGGCTCCGTTGTCGCCTCGAATGCCGAGGTCGCCGACCCGGTCGCCGAGGCCGATCAGGCAGGAGATCCGGCCGAGAAGGCAGGGGACGTGGCCGAGCCGTCGCCGGTGGGCGAGGCGCCCGACCTGACGGACGACGCCGATCTCGACGCGGCGCTGGAGGCGTTGCTGCTGGTCGTCGACGTGCCCGCGGGGGAGGAACTGCTCGCGGACGCGCTCGAACAGCCGGTGGCACGTGTCCGGTCGGCGTTGGAGCGTCTCGCGGCCGGGTACGCCGAGGCCGCTCGGGGGATCGATCTGCGTCGCGTCGGCGATGGCTGGCGGTTCTACACACGGGAGAGGTACGCGCCGTACGTCGAGCGGTACCTGCTGGACGGACAGCGGTCCAAGCTGACCCGGGCCGCGCTGGAGACCTTGGCCGTGGTCGCCTACCGGCAGCCGGTGACGCGGTCGCGCGTCGCGGCGGTACGCGGTGTGAACGTCGACGGCGTCATCCGTACCCTGGTGGGTCGTGGCCTCGTCGAGGAGGCCGGTACCGACCCGAGCACGGGCGGGATTCTCTACTGCACGACGGAGCTGTTCCTGGAACGCCTCGGTCTGTCGTCGTTGAAGGATCTGCCGCCGTTGGCTCCCTTGTTGCCCGAAGTGGATGCGATCGACGATGTCTGA
- a CDS encoding segregation and condensation protein A, with product MGTGTESESGNRFTVRLENFEGPFDLLLQLISQHEMDVTEVALHKVTDEFLAHTRSLGQRSNLDETTEFLVVAATLLDLKAARLLPAAEVENEDDLALLEARDLLFARLLQYRAYKQVAALFGELEAGALRRYPRSVAVEDRFEALLPEVTIGVDPQRFAEVAAAVFRPKPPPAVSLEHLHQHQVSVREHAALLRIRLAERGRAGFGALVEDCAHTVEIVARFLALLELFRERVVAFDQENPLGELTVSWEGGSVDQARAEAERLQSSDEEEEYG from the coding sequence CTGGGCACCGGTACCGAGTCGGAGTCGGGGAACCGGTTCACGGTCCGGCTGGAGAACTTCGAGGGACCGTTCGACCTGCTGCTGCAGCTGATCTCGCAGCACGAGATGGACGTCACCGAGGTGGCGTTGCACAAGGTCACCGACGAGTTCCTCGCCCATACTCGCAGCCTCGGTCAGCGTTCGAACCTCGACGAGACCACCGAGTTCCTGGTGGTCGCGGCGACGTTGCTGGACCTGAAGGCGGCGCGGTTGTTGCCCGCCGCCGAGGTCGAGAACGAGGACGATCTCGCGTTGCTGGAGGCGCGGGACCTGTTGTTCGCGCGGTTGCTGCAGTATCGCGCGTACAAGCAGGTGGCGGCGCTGTTCGGCGAGTTGGAGGCGGGTGCGTTGCGCCGCTATCCGCGGTCGGTGGCCGTGGAGGACCGGTTCGAGGCGCTGTTGCCCGAGGTGACGATCGGGGTGGATCCACAGCGGTTCGCGGAGGTCGCGGCCGCGGTGTTCCGCCCGAAGCCGCCGCCGGCGGTGTCGTTGGAACATCTTCACCAGCACCAGGTGTCGGTGCGGGAACACGCCGCGTTGTTGCGGATCAGGCTGGCAGAACGGGGCCGCGCGGGGTTCGGTGCGTTGGTCGAGGACTGTGCGCACACGGTGGAGATCGTCGCGCGGTTCCTGGCGCTGCTGGAGTTGTTCCGGGAACGCGTCGTCGCGTTCGACCAGGAGAATCCGTTAGGGGAGCTGACGGTGAGCTGGGAGGGCGGCAGCGTGGATCAGGCGCGGGCCGAGGCGGAGCGGCTGCAGTCGAGCGATGAGGAAGAGGAGTACGGGTGA
- a CDS encoding copper transporter codes for MISVRYHIVSLAAVFLALTVGILLGSTSVSERLLTTVGGQRDALGQEVEQLRSERDALRGQLAAAEQFGTSVAPTAVRDQLRSRTITLVTTGDAPDEQREAVKRTLADAGARVTGEVQLTDGFADPNRADELRRVVTQLLPAGVQLPPASDPGTLAGGLLGSLTLAGSGNAGAQPSPEERAAALGGLTEGGFVRVAQDIEPAELAVVVTGSGQSGDQDRAATIARFATEMDRAGQGAVLAGSRAAAESRGPIGVVRADSTMASALSTVDNVGSAPGRVATVLALREQTEGRSGQYGVAEGAQGPSPDVRG; via the coding sequence GTGATCTCGGTTCGTTATCACATCGTCTCGCTCGCCGCTGTCTTCTTGGCCTTGACCGTCGGCATCCTGCTCGGATCGACGTCGGTCAGCGAACGTCTGCTGACCACTGTGGGAGGTCAACGCGACGCGCTCGGCCAGGAGGTGGAGCAGCTGCGGTCCGAACGCGACGCGCTCCGCGGACAGCTCGCGGCCGCCGAGCAGTTCGGCACGTCGGTAGCGCCGACGGCGGTGCGCGACCAGCTGCGTTCCCGGACGATCACCCTGGTGACGACCGGGGACGCGCCCGACGAACAGCGCGAGGCCGTGAAACGGACGCTCGCCGACGCGGGTGCCCGGGTCACCGGGGAGGTACAGCTGACCGACGGATTCGCCGACCCGAACCGGGCGGACGAACTCCGCAGGGTGGTCACGCAGCTGCTTCCGGCAGGAGTGCAACTGCCCCCCGCGTCGGATCCCGGGACTCTCGCAGGAGGACTTCTCGGATCGTTGACCTTGGCCGGTTCGGGCAATGCCGGGGCGCAGCCGTCGCCCGAGGAACGAGCCGCCGCCCTCGGCGGTCTGACGGAAGGCGGGTTCGTCCGGGTCGCTCAGGACATCGAACCCGCTGAGCTCGCGGTCGTGGTCACCGGCTCCGGGCAGTCGGGCGACCAGGACAGGGCCGCGACCATCGCACGGTTCGCCACCGAGATGGATCGCGCCGGTCAGGGCGCTGTCCTCGCCGGGAGCCGCGCGGCAGCGGAGAGCCGGGGACCGATCGGCGTCGTGCGAGCCGACTCCACGATGGCTTCGGCCCTGTCCACCGTGGACAACGTGGGCTCGGCCCCTGGACGGGTGGCGACCGTTCTGGCGTTGCGTGAGCAGACCGAAGGGCGCTCGGGGCAGTACGGCGTGGCTGAAGGTGCGCAAGGTCCTTCTCCTGATGTGCGGGGCTGA
- a CDS encoding cation:proton antiporter, with protein MHETAVSLIELGAVFFGLGVLGRLAWRIGISPIPLYLLGGLAFGQGGLIPLHGIEPFTHLAAEIGVVLLLLLLGLEYSAGELVTGLKRSWVAGLVDIVLNAAPGAIVAWLLGWGPIGALTMAGVTYISSSGIVAKVLGDLGRLGNRETPVVLSILVFEDLAMAVYLPILTALLAGVSFLGGLTAVGVSLVVITLVLLVALRFGKYVSALIDSTDPEVFLLRLLGSALLVAGLASELQVSAAVGSFLLGIAISGSTAENATRMLEPLRDLFAAIFFVVFGLNTDPSAIPPVLGFAVLLALVTAATKIATGWFAAARHGVRKLGRARAGAALVARGEFSIVIAGLAVASGGVDSQLAALATAYVLLMAILGPVAARIVEPVAKQVVRRVPSLS; from the coding sequence GTGCACGAAACAGCGGTTTCCCTGATCGAACTGGGGGCGGTGTTCTTCGGTCTGGGTGTCCTCGGGCGCCTCGCCTGGCGAATCGGGATCTCCCCCATCCCGCTGTACCTGCTCGGTGGCCTCGCCTTCGGCCAGGGCGGGCTCATTCCGCTGCACGGCATCGAACCGTTCACGCACCTCGCAGCCGAGATCGGCGTCGTGCTGCTGCTGTTGCTGCTCGGCCTGGAGTACTCGGCCGGGGAACTCGTCACCGGACTCAAACGCTCCTGGGTGGCGGGACTCGTCGACATCGTGCTCAACGCGGCGCCCGGCGCGATCGTCGCATGGCTGCTCGGCTGGGGACCGATCGGCGCGCTCACGATGGCGGGCGTTACCTACATCTCGTCCTCCGGGATCGTCGCGAAGGTCCTCGGCGACCTCGGACGACTCGGCAACCGCGAAACGCCCGTCGTGCTCTCGATCCTCGTGTTCGAAGACCTCGCCATGGCGGTGTACCTGCCGATCCTCACCGCCCTGCTCGCCGGTGTGAGCTTCCTCGGCGGTCTCACCGCGGTCGGCGTCTCACTCGTGGTGATCACGCTCGTGTTGCTGGTGGCACTCCGCTTCGGCAAATACGTCTCGGCCCTCATCGACAGCACCGACCCCGAAGTGTTCCTGCTGCGGCTGCTCGGGTCGGCGTTGCTCGTCGCCGGTCTCGCCTCCGAACTCCAGGTCTCGGCGGCTGTCGGCTCGTTCCTGCTCGGCATCGCCATCTCCGGATCCACGGCGGAGAACGCGACGCGGATGCTGGAGCCGCTGCGAGACCTGTTCGCGGCCATCTTCTTCGTCGTGTTCGGCCTCAACACCGATCCGTCCGCGATCCCGCCGGTGCTCGGCTTCGCCGTGCTGCTGGCCCTCGTCACGGCTGCCACCAAGATCGCGACCGGTTGGTTCGCGGCGGCCCGCCACGGTGTGCGGAAGCTGGGCCGAGCCCGCGCAGGCGCCGCCCTCGTCGCCCGAGGCGAGTTCTCCATCGTCATCGCCGGGCTGGCAGTCGCGTCCGGCGGCGTCGACAGTCAGCTCGCAGCGCTGGCTACCGCGTACGTGCTGCTCATGGCCATCCTCGGTCCCGTCGCCGCCCGGATCGTCGAACCGGTGGCCAAGCAGGTGGTCCGTCGCGTCCCCAGCTTGTCCTGA
- a CDS encoding pseudouridine synthase — protein sequence MSEHPAPADPAAEGIRLQKVLSKAGVASRRAAEQMIAEGRVEVDDEIVTEMGRRIDPATSQVRVDGSRVIVNEDVTHLLLNKPTGILCTMSDDQNRPCIGDYLREHEGLFHVGRLDVDTEGLLLVTNDGELAHRLMHPSYEVRKTYLAEVAAPIEKDLGRRLRDGVTLDDGPAKVDKFKLVDLNGKRALVEIVLHEGRKHIVRRLLEHVGHPVHRLVRTAIGEVRLTTERPGAIRKLDRKEVGGLYKAVGL from the coding sequence ATGTCTGAACACCCCGCCCCCGCCGACCCGGCCGCCGAGGGGATCCGGTTGCAGAAGGTGCTGTCCAAGGCCGGGGTGGCCTCGCGCCGTGCCGCCGAGCAGATGATCGCGGAGGGCCGGGTCGAGGTCGACGACGAGATCGTGACCGAGATGGGGCGGCGGATCGACCCGGCGACTTCGCAGGTCCGGGTCGACGGCAGCCGGGTGATCGTCAACGAGGACGTGACGCACCTGCTGCTGAACAAGCCGACGGGCATTCTCTGCACGATGTCCGACGACCAGAACAGGCCGTGCATCGGCGACTATCTGCGCGAGCACGAGGGACTGTTCCATGTGGGGCGCCTCGACGTCGACACCGAGGGCCTGTTGCTCGTTACCAACGACGGGGAGTTGGCGCACCGGCTCATGCATCCGTCGTACGAAGTGCGCAAGACCTATCTCGCGGAGGTGGCCGCGCCGATCGAGAAGGATCTGGGGCGCAGGTTGCGGGACGGGGTGACGCTCGACGACGGTCCCGCCAAGGTCGACAAGTTCAAGCTCGTGGATCTCAACGGCAAACGCGCACTCGTGGAGATCGTGCTGCACGAGGGACGCAAGCACATCGTGCGGCGCCTCTTGGAGCACGTGGGTCACCCGGTGCACCGCCTGGTCCGGACCGCGATCGGTGAGGTGCGGTTGACCACGGAGCGGCCCGGCGCGATCCGCAAGCTGGACCGTAAGGAAGTGGGCGGCCTCTACAAGGCCGTCGGTCTCTGA
- a CDS encoding ParA family protein, which translates to MSTPQPSADGRSRGAVDLSIAPNQADAPEEVDAADEVGSAGVGPTGRPNRQIPEPPLLQRHGPATVVAMCNQKGGVGKTTSTINLGAALAEYGRRVLLVDFDPQGALSVGLGVQPHQLEQTVYNVLIERNVNVNDVLMSTTVEGMDLLPSNIDLSAAEVQLVAEVGREQALGRVLHPMMKDYDYVLVDCQPSLGLLTVNALAAADGVIIPLECEFFSLRGVALLIDTIEKVRERLNPKLEISGILATMFDPRTLHSREVMSRVVEAFGDIVFDSVINRTVRFPETTVAGEPIIRWAPRSAGAKSYRTLAREVIAR; encoded by the coding sequence ATGTCGACACCGCAGCCCTCCGCCGACGGGCGGTCGCGGGGTGCGGTCGACCTGAGCATCGCCCCGAACCAGGCGGATGCACCGGAGGAGGTCGACGCGGCCGACGAGGTCGGCAGTGCCGGCGTCGGTCCCACCGGCAGGCCGAACCGCCAGATCCCGGAGCCTCCCCTGCTGCAGCGGCACGGGCCGGCCACGGTCGTGGCCATGTGCAACCAGAAGGGCGGGGTGGGCAAGACCACCTCGACGATCAACCTGGGCGCGGCGCTGGCCGAGTACGGCCGCCGGGTGCTGTTGGTGGACTTCGACCCGCAGGGTGCGTTGTCCGTGGGCCTCGGTGTGCAGCCGCATCAGCTCGAGCAGACCGTCTACAACGTGCTCATCGAACGAAACGTCAACGTCAACGACGTCCTGATGTCGACGACGGTCGAGGGCATGGACCTGTTGCCGAGCAACATCGACCTCTCAGCCGCTGAGGTCCAGCTGGTCGCCGAGGTCGGTCGCGAGCAGGCGCTGGGGCGCGTGTTGCACCCGATGATGAAGGACTACGACTACGTGCTGGTGGACTGCCAGCCGTCGTTGGGGTTGCTCACGGTGAACGCCCTCGCCGCGGCGGACGGGGTGATCATCCCACTGGAGTGTGAGTTCTTCAGTCTGCGCGGGGTCGCGCTGCTCATCGACACGATCGAGAAGGTGCGCGAGCGGTTGAATCCCAAGTTGGAGATCAGCGGCATTCTCGCGACGATGTTCGATCCGCGCACATTGCACTCGCGCGAGGTCATGTCCCGCGTGGTGGAGGCGTTCGGCGACATCGTCTTCGACAGCGTCATCAACCGGACGGTGCGGTTCCCGGAGACCACGGTCGCGGGTGAGCCGATCATCCGCTGGGCACCGCGCTCGGCCGGCGCCAAGTCGTACCGCACGCTCGCGCGCGAGGTGATCGCCCGGTGA